GATGAATCCAGCAAGGTAAAAACGAATGAGTCCCCCGGCTTTGTTCGCGGGGAACTGCTGGGATTAGGTGGATCGTTTGGCCGGGAAGCAGCTGTCGGCATAGGTATCACCATTGCGGCCAAATCAGGTGCCAAACGCGTGAAATTGCCGTTGGAAAAGGCCGGAGCCATTATCCATGGATTCGGAAATGTAGGGACGTATGTAGCGAAAACATTAAACGCTGCCGGAGCAAAAATTGTTGGCATTTCCGATGGCCACGGCGCACTTTACGATCCAGACGGGCTCGATGTAGAGGACCTGATGGATCGTCGCGATAGCTTTGGTATGGTCACCAACCTTTTTAAAAAATCAATTTCCAAAAATGAACTACTTGCCGAGGATTGCGATATTATCGTTGATTCTTCCAGAAGTCCATACGTACGAACGGCGCGGGACGTTGAACCCATTCAAGCCGACATTTATATTGAGGTCGGAATGGAAAAGATATCGGCAGAAGCAAGCGCCCGTTTGCACCAACGTGGGACATGCGTGATTCCGGGTCTATGGACGAGTGCCGCCGGCCCTGCATTGTCATATTTGAAAGGCATCCAAAATAACCAAGGCTATGCTTGGACGGAAGAAGAAGTGAAGAACAAATTGGAAGAGAAGCTGAAAGAAGCATTGACTTCAATGGTAGACATTGCTCACAGCCATCGTGTGACTATGCACGAAGCCGCCCATATGATCGGCATTCAAAAATTAGTGAACGCAAGTCGTTTGCGCGGATGGATATAAAGTGAAATTTCCATCAAGGGGCGGTTTTTCCCTCTGATGGTTAGTTGAACCAATCGGGGTGTTCGTCGTCCGTTAACTCCCGCTTGCGAGGTTGAAGCGGGAGTTTTACGGGCGCTTACCACCGGGATAAATGGATGGGATGTATAGCTTCATTCTATTTTGGAAAGTGTTACAGTTGGAGGAATAGCAGTTGGTACAAGAGAAGATTATGATCATCGGCGCCGGTCCATGTGGATTGGCAGCAGCGATCGCTTGTAGGGAAAAAGGATACGATCCCCTGATCATTGAGAAAGGAAATATTGTTTCCGCAATTTATCACTATCCGACACATCAAACCTTTTTTAGCACTCCCAATAAATTGGAGATCGGGGATATCCCTTTTGTTACGGTAGACCGTAAACCGAGGCGAAACGAAGCACTCGCTTATTATCGAGAAGTCGTTGACCGAACACAATTACGCATCCATACGTATGAAACCGCGGAAAACGTCCGAAAAACAGAGGATGGAACGTTTGTGGTGGAAACGACGGCCAGAGGGAAAAAGAACATTTATCGGTCCGACTATGTAATTATGGCGACAGGCTATTACGATCACCCGAATAAGCTTGGCTGCGAAGGGGAGGAACTTCCCCATGTTTATCATTATTTTAAGGAATCCCACCCTTTTCATGGACAAAATGTCGTCGTGATCGGTGGGAGAAATTCAGCAGTTGATGCTACATTGGAACTGGAAAAAGCGGGTGCGCGTGTAACCGTTCTATATCGGGGCGATACGTACTCCTCAAGCATCAAGCCGTGGATATTGCCTGAATTCGAATCGCTTGTCCGAAAAGAAAGGATACGCATGATATTCGGTGCCGAAATCAGCAGAATCACCGAAACGAGCGTGTATTTTGAAAAAGACGGTCAAGAAAAGGAGATGGACGCTGATTTCGTGTTTGCCATGATTGGCTACCACCCTGACCACCTATTTTTAACTGCTGCCGGTGTGGGGATTGATGAACATACCGGAAGGCCGTTTTATGATCCGGAGAGCTTTGAAACGGACGTGCCGGGTCTTTTTATTGCCGGTGTAGTGGCAGCCGGCAACAACGCGAATGAGATTTTAATTGAAACAGGAAGGTTCCACGGTCACCGGATTGCAGAGACAATCGCGAACGCAGAAAATGTGCAGCGAACGTGAGGGGATTCAAACGATGAAAAAGATTGCACTGGTTACGACCGGAGGAACGATCGCGAGCAAAAAGACAGAGGGGGGACGCTTGCGGGCAGGGGAAAGAAGCGGGGAAGAACTTGTTGATAGGTGTGACGTCCCGTTTGAATTGGAGCTGGAGATTGTTTCGTTGTTCAACAAGCCCTCCATCCATCTTGACTATAACGATTTATGGCATTTAAGGATGCAAATAGAAGATTTATTGCAGAACAAAGGAATTGATGGGGCGGTCGTTACTACCGGGACGGATACGTTGGAAGAAGTCGCCTATTTCCTGGATTTGACCGTTAAAAACGAGAAACCACTTGTCGTTACCGGTTCCATGCGAGGACCGGACCAAGTAGGCAGCGATGCCTTTGTTAATTTACGAAATGCCATGATAGCCGCTGCCGATGCACAAACGACCCAACTTGGTTCGGTTGTCGTTCTTAATGAACACCTTTTTTCGGCAAAATATGTGCAAAAAACGCATGCGTCCAATGTGCAAGGATTTCAGGCTCCGGGATACGGATATTTCGGCCTCATTGACGATGACCGCGTCAATCTTTATCAACGTCCGCTTTCCCGTGATACGTATAAGCCTAAAACCAAGGTCGAACATGCCCGGATTCAAATTGAAATTATTAAAGCTCATTTAGGCACATCCCCATCCTTGTTACGGTTTTTGCTGGAAAAAGACGGCGTTCACGGCATCGTGATTGAAGGGCTGGGGAGGGGACAAGTCCCGCCGGCTTTTATGCCGGTGATTGCAAATGCCCGCGTGCCTATTGTCGTTACGACGAGCGCGAATGAAGGCGAAGTCTACCCTGCTTATGAGTATAAAGGAAGCACGTATGATTTGATGAATCATGGGGTCATTTTAGGAAAAGATTATAGTAGTCGAAAAGCAAAAATCAAACTGCATGTGCTTTTGGAAACCGGATCGACGGACCTTAAGGAAGCGTTTAGGAAGTAGCGAGAATGCACAATTGTGATGGAAACTGCCAATGTCTGCACATCCTGTGCGTGAAGGAGGAAAGCGCCAGTGACGACGGATACCCGGTACCGCATTGTGATCCGTTGCCCCGATTGCGGCGAAAAATATATTTTGCGAGGCCGTCAAAAAGGGAACGGGGATTACGAGACAGGATTTAAGCGGTGCGTATGCGGCAATGAAGCTAATGTTGTCGTTGAAGCATCTCCGGAGTGATCTTCCTGTCAAACGGAGATAGGTGCTTAAAAAAAGAGGAAGACGTTTGGATTGTTTTCTTCCGCATCGATGGATAGAGGTTTCTGCATCTCTTGAAATGTTATGGATAATCTTGTACGATTAAGAAATAGCAAAAGAATAATTACTCTTTTCTTATCAAGAGAGACGGAGGGAAAGGCCCAAAGATGTCTCAGCAACCAGCTTTTTGGAGTTAGGTGCTACTTCCTTCGGAACGGTAGTTCCGGAAGATAAGAAGAGGCATACATCGACGGCAATGCCCTCTTCTTATTTGATTCACAAGAAGAAGGCATTTTTATTTTTCTTGGGTTTTTGAACACAGGCAGCAGTTAGCTTGAAAAGGAGAGAGAATGATGGACAGGAGATATACGAGGGAGACAAAGCTTGTTCAATCAGGCAATCGAAAAGATAAGCGTACCGGTGCTGTGAACGCGCCGATTTATATGAGTACAGCTTTTGAGCATACAGGGGTCGGTGAATCGACGGGATACGACTATTCCCGTACCGGCAACCCCACGCGAGAAGTGCTTGAAGAAGCGATCGCTGAATTAGAAGGGGGAACCCATGGATTTGCCTGTAGTTCCGGTATGGCCGCGATTCAAGCTGTGCTTAGTTTATTTTCTCAAGGAGACAAGATCATCGCATCCATGGATTTGTATGGAGGTACATACCGATTGTTTCGCCAATACTGGCCTCAATGGGGGGTAGATGTTCATTATGTCGATCCAAGAGACTTGCAATCCGTTGAACAAGCGATTGAAAAAAATACGAAAGCATTGTTTATTGAAACGCCGACAAACCCTTTAATGCAGGAAGCGGATGTACATGCCCTCAGTAAAATAGCCAAGGATCATGATTTACTCATGATCGTGGACAACACGTTTTACACCCCATTATTGCAACGGCCGATTGCCTTTGGCGCGGATATCGTAATCCATAGCGCCACTAAATATTTGGGCGGTCATAACGATCTCGTGGCAGGGCTTATCGTTACCGATGACGAGGGATTGGGGGAACGCCTTTTTAATATTCAAAATGGCATTGGGATGACACTGGGAGCGTTTGATTCCTGGCTGTTGCTGCGAGGGATGAAAACGTTAGCGCTAAGAATGGACAAACATGAAAAAAACGCCCGTGCTGTTTGTGAAAGGTTGAAAAAGCACCCGCTTATCACGGAAGTTCTATATCCGGGTAAGGGGGGGATGCTTTCGTTTAAAGTCCAGGATGAGAAGCTTGTTGATCCATTGCTTCGCCATTTACAACTCGTCACATTTGCCGAAAGTTTGGGTGGCGTCGAAAGTTTAATGACTTATCCAAGTGTGCAAACCCACGCGGATATTCCCGAAAACGTCCGGATAAAAAACGGCGTGACAAATGAATTAATGCGGTTGTCTTGCGGAATTGAAAGTCATGCAGATATTATTGCCGATATTGAATGGGCCCTACAGAAAGCGGAACTCAATGTTCAAGCCTAAAGCTTGGGGAAAAGAGGGATGAAAGTGGAGTTTCTGGAGAAATTGAAAAAGGAGATCTTAGTTGGAGATGGAGCGATCGGCACTTTGTTGTATGACCGGGGGTATAGCGGTTCCATCGAAGATGCCAATCGACGCGCAGAAGAAATGGTTGTAGCCGCGCATCGAGAATACGTTGAAGCGGGCGCTAATGTGATTCAATCGAACACGTATGCAGCGAATCGCCTTAAGCTGAAGAATTATGGATTGGAGCAGCAAATGGCTCGAATGAACACCCAGGGGATGCGTCTGGCAAAACAGGCGGCAAGCGGCAAAGAAGAAGTGTATGTAGCAGGTACCATTGGCGGGATTCGTGACGGAAGGGCAAGTCCTTTTAGCAATCAAGACATAAAGAAGGCTACCGAATCTCAAGCGGAAGCTTTGATGGCCGAGGAACCCGATGCCATCCTTTTGGAAACGTACTATGATCTACACGAACTCGTGCAAGCGGTGCGGATCATTAAACGATTATCGCCCGAAATACCGGTGATTGGGAACGTTTCATTAGGGGACGTGGGGGTTTTGCATGGCGGGATCCCTGTCAATGATGCGCTCTTACGCTTGTTGAATGAAGGGACAGATGTTGTCGGAATCAATTGTCGGATGGGCCCTGCCCAGACGATTGCATCATTGGAGGAAGTTTCCGTGCCGGAAGGAACGTATCTATCCGCCTATCCGAACGCGAGTTTACCCGGGCTTCAAGATGGGCGCCTCGTTTATCAGTCAAACCCGGATTATTTTAAAAGCCAGGCGGAGGAGTTTCGGCAACAAGGTGTACGCTTGCTGGGCGGTTGTTGCGGGACAACTCCCGAACATATCCGTTCCTTTAAAGAAAAATTGCAAGATCGGGCCCCGCTCGTAAAAGCGCGTGCAAAAGTATCAACCGTGCGCGAACAAGCTTCAGCGGAAGTCGGAAATACCATTCGATTGGAGAAAGAGGGCCCGTCCATCATTGTAGAACTTGATCCGCCCAAGTCACTGACAAAAATGGATAAATTTTTAAAAGGGGCGCAGGCGCTCCACGAGGCAGGGGCCGATGCGGTGACGCTCGCGGACAATTCCCTGGCTACTTCCCGTATTGATAACCTTGCCGCATCAACGTTAATCAAGCAACAGGCCGGAGCTCATCCCTTGCTTCATATCGCTTGCCGGGATCGGAATTTAATCGGTATGCAATCGCACTTGCTTGGATTACATGCTTTGGGCATCAGAGATGTTCTCGCTGTGACCGGTGACCCGACGAAAGTGGGAGATTTCCCGGGAGCCAGTTCAGTATATGATCTTACCTCTTTTGATCTTATTCGGCTAATTAAGTCTATGAATGAAGGGTTCAGCCATTCCGGACGCCCGTTAGGGGTACAAACGCAATTTACCGTCGGCGCCGCCTTCAACCCAAATGTTAGTTCCATGGATAAAGCAGTGAAACGATTGGAGAAAAAAATCGTGGCCGGCGCTGATTTTGTGATGACGCAACCGATCTACGACGTGGAAACTTTGCGACTTTTAAAAGAAGCGACTGCCCATTTGGACATCCCTATCTACGTTGGGATTATGCCTTTAATCAACGGGAGAAATGCTGAATTCTTGCACAATGAGGTCCCGGGTATTCAACTTACGGAGCAGGTGAGAAAGCGAATGGCTGACAGCCGAGGAGATGTTCAAAAAGGGGAGGAAGAGGGGATGGCAATCGCAAAGGAATTACAGGAAGCCGGTCTTGACCTGTTTGGCCGTCTCTACTTAATCACCCCGTTTTTGCGCTATCACATTACAGCCGCGCTAATGAATGATGTCAAAGCGAGTGCTTCGTCGTAAAAGGCGCTTTTCTTAAAGGACCGACTTGGGGTATAGGCTTTCTTTTCTAAACCTCTCTCAACGTTTTAAAACCTTTCTTTTCATTTGTCTGCCGTTCGGCAGACTTTTTCTTTTTCACGTATAAAATCTGGTTTTTATCGAAAAATAAAGGCAATGAAAGTAAGTTTAAGTGAAAAAGAAGGAGGTAAGGCAAATGGAAGGAAGCGTCCGCTACTTCCTTGCAACGCTAATCGTACTGGGAGGTGTACTGGGATTTGCCACTGACAGGGGGGAAGCCTTTAGTGATCAAATCATCCAACAAGGGGCCACCGGAGATGATGTTGTAGAGTTGCAAGCCAGACTTCAATACATTGGTTATTTTGATCAAACCATTGATGGTGTATTTGGCTGGAGCACGTATTGGGGAGTTCGCGAGTACCAAGAAGCATTTGGGATGGAGGTGGATGGACTCGTCGGTCCGGAAATGAAACAAAGGTTGGAGAAAACAACCGGCTACAATGAACAATACGTTCAAGAAGCGTTAGAAAATGCAAGGGAATTTACCCATTATGGAAACACATCGAAAGAGATACAAAAAGGACCGAAGGGAAGTGGCGAAGCAGAAGAAGGAGGCGAAGAACAGGCGCCTGAAGGTGAAGAACCGCGGCCGGAAGAAGGAGCGCCGGCAGAGGAAGAAACGCCTGCCCCGGGAGGACCAGCAGATGAAGAAGAAGCACCTGCGCCTACACCGGAAGAGGAGGAAGGTACACAGCCGGACACAGGCGGGGAGCAGCCTGATGAAGGACAAGGCGACCAGGCAAATGTGCAAAAAGCAATGAATGCTCCGGAAGGTTACTCGGATAATGATATACAAATCATGGCAAATGCGGTTCATGGAGAGGCAAGGGGTGAACCGTATGAAGGAAAAGTAGCCGTTGCGGCCGTTATTATTAACCGTACCGATGACCCGGAATTTCCGGATACGGCAAACGAAGTTGTTTTTGAACCGAGGGCTTTTACGGCGGTTGCGGATGGTCAAATTTATCTGGAGCCGAACGAAGAAGCACGCGAGGCAGTTTTAGATGCGATTAACGGTCAGGATCCGTCAAATGGAGCGGTTTATTATTACAATCCGGTAACGGCCACGTCTGAATGGATCTTTTCTCGTGATGTGCATACAGAAATAGGGAAGCACGTGTTCGCAGATTAACTAGGAGGTGAGTGGAATGTTTCGAGCAATATTGATTGCCGTCTTATCGGTTGCCCTTATAGGGACCGGTGTGTTCGCATACAACGAACATCAGGAAAAAGAAGCATTG
The Salicibibacter kimchii DNA segment above includes these coding regions:
- a CDS encoding YpdA family putative bacillithiol disulfide reductase, with amino-acid sequence MVQEKIMIIGAGPCGLAAAIACREKGYDPLIIEKGNIVSAIYHYPTHQTFFSTPNKLEIGDIPFVTVDRKPRRNEALAYYREVVDRTQLRIHTYETAENVRKTEDGTFVVETTARGKKNIYRSDYVIMATGYYDHPNKLGCEGEELPHVYHYFKESHPFHGQNVVVIGGRNSAVDATLELEKAGARVTVLYRGDTYSSSIKPWILPEFESLVRKERIRMIFGAEISRITETSVYFEKDGQEKEMDADFVFAMIGYHPDHLFLTAAGVGIDEHTGRPFYDPESFETDVPGLFIAGVVAAGNNANEILIETGRFHGHRIAETIANAENVQRT
- the sleB gene encoding spore cortex-lytic enzyme, which gives rise to MEGSVRYFLATLIVLGGVLGFATDRGEAFSDQIIQQGATGDDVVELQARLQYIGYFDQTIDGVFGWSTYWGVREYQEAFGMEVDGLVGPEMKQRLEKTTGYNEQYVQEALENAREFTHYGNTSKEIQKGPKGSGEAEEGGEEQAPEGEEPRPEEGAPAEEETPAPGGPADEEEAPAPTPEEEEGTQPDTGGEQPDEGQGDQANVQKAMNAPEGYSDNDIQIMANAVHGEARGEPYEGKVAVAAVIINRTDDPEFPDTANEVVFEPRAFTAVADGQIYLEPNEEAREAVLDAINGQDPSNGAVYYYNPVTATSEWIFSRDVHTEIGKHVFAD
- a CDS encoding asparaginase, which gives rise to MKKIALVTTGGTIASKKTEGGRLRAGERSGEELVDRCDVPFELELEIVSLFNKPSIHLDYNDLWHLRMQIEDLLQNKGIDGAVVTTGTDTLEEVAYFLDLTVKNEKPLVVTGSMRGPDQVGSDAFVNLRNAMIAAADAQTTQLGSVVVLNEHLFSAKYVQKTHASNVQGFQAPGYGYFGLIDDDRVNLYQRPLSRDTYKPKTKVEHARIQIEIIKAHLGTSPSLLRFLLEKDGVHGIVIEGLGRGQVPPAFMPVIANARVPIVVTTSANEGEVYPAYEYKGSTYDLMNHGVILGKDYSSRKAKIKLHVLLETGSTDLKEAFRK
- a CDS encoding bifunctional homocysteine S-methyltransferase/methylenetetrahydrofolate reductase, translated to MEFLEKLKKEILVGDGAIGTLLYDRGYSGSIEDANRRAEEMVVAAHREYVEAGANVIQSNTYAANRLKLKNYGLEQQMARMNTQGMRLAKQAASGKEEVYVAGTIGGIRDGRASPFSNQDIKKATESQAEALMAEEPDAILLETYYDLHELVQAVRIIKRLSPEIPVIGNVSLGDVGVLHGGIPVNDALLRLLNEGTDVVGINCRMGPAQTIASLEEVSVPEGTYLSAYPNASLPGLQDGRLVYQSNPDYFKSQAEEFRQQGVRLLGGCCGTTPEHIRSFKEKLQDRAPLVKARAKVSTVREQASAEVGNTIRLEKEGPSIIVELDPPKSLTKMDKFLKGAQALHEAGADAVTLADNSLATSRIDNLAASTLIKQQAGAHPLLHIACRDRNLIGMQSHLLGLHALGIRDVLAVTGDPTKVGDFPGASSVYDLTSFDLIRLIKSMNEGFSHSGRPLGVQTQFTVGAAFNPNVSSMDKAVKRLEKKIVAGADFVMTQPIYDVETLRLLKEATAHLDIPIYVGIMPLINGRNAEFLHNEVPGIQLTEQVRKRMADSRGDVQKGEEEGMAIAKELQEAGLDLFGRLYLITPFLRYHITAALMNDVKASASS
- a CDS encoding methionine biosynthesis PLP-dependent protein — translated: MMDRRYTRETKLVQSGNRKDKRTGAVNAPIYMSTAFEHTGVGESTGYDYSRTGNPTREVLEEAIAELEGGTHGFACSSGMAAIQAVLSLFSQGDKIIASMDLYGGTYRLFRQYWPQWGVDVHYVDPRDLQSVEQAIEKNTKALFIETPTNPLMQEADVHALSKIAKDHDLLMIVDNTFYTPLLQRPIAFGADIVIHSATKYLGGHNDLVAGLIVTDDEGLGERLFNIQNGIGMTLGAFDSWLLLRGMKTLALRMDKHEKNARAVCERLKKHPLITEVLYPGKGGMLSFKVQDEKLVDPLLRHLQLVTFAESLGGVESLMTYPSVQTHADIPENVRIKNGVTNELMRLSCGIESHADIIADIEWALQKAELNVQA
- a CDS encoding Glu/Leu/Phe/Val family dehydrogenase — its product is MGEESADKENNHHRLTMMQAFMASALKKWGYAPQVYELLKEPLRTLTVRIPIKLDSGVTKTFTGFCVQHSDATGPGIGGVKFHPEVTEKDVQAQAIWTSLQAGVLDIPYGGASGAIVCNPKELSFREFEALSRGYIRALISFIGPKKEFIAPEAVPNTQIMAWMLDESSKVKTNESPGFVRGELLGLGGSFGREAAVGIGITIAAKSGAKRVKLPLEKAGAIIHGFGNVGTYVAKTLNAAGAKIVGISDGHGALYDPDGLDVEDLMDRRDSFGMVTNLFKKSISKNELLAEDCDIIVDSSRSPYVRTARDVEPIQADIYIEVGMEKISAEASARLHQRGTCVIPGLWTSAAGPALSYLKGIQNNQGYAWTEEEVKNKLEEKLKEALTSMVDIAHSHRVTMHEAAHMIGIQKLVNASRLRGWI